The following is a genomic window from Methanobrevibacter sp..
TGAATATTTAAGAACTTTATCTTTGTACATGTATCCTTTCATTAATTCTTCAATGATATATCCGTTTTCAACATCATCGGACTCTTGAACCATTAATGCTTCATGTTTGTTTAAGTCGAATTTTTCTCCTTTTGCTGGGATTTCTTCAATACCTTCTTTTTTAAGTACATCTGTAAATTTATTGTATATGAGTTCTATACCATTTCTTAAATCTTCATCATTCTCTGTTTCTAAAGCTCTACCGAAGTCCTCGTAGCAGTCTAGGAATTCTTTTATAAGATTTTCATTTGCGAATTTTACGAGATCTTTGTTTCTTTTGTCAGTTATTTTTTTGAAGTTTTCAAAATCTGCTTGAAGTCTTTGTGATAGTGAGATATATTCTTGAGTTTCACCTTGGGATTTTTCAAGGTCTTTTTTGAGCTGTTCTATTTCCTGATTTTTCTCTTCAAGAATTTCCTCAAAATTTTCTTGAATATCCTCTGTTTTAACTTCAGTTTCGCTTTTATTTTCATCAGTCATAGTTACACCTTTCCTTAGGTTTTTAGAAAAACCTCAGTAATAGCTCTTAACCGAGAAGTTAAACTTTTAGTTTTTAATATTGGTTTTTTGGGAATTTATGGACATATAGGAAAATGGTTCATCATTTAAGAGTTATTACTTCAAGTTTTTCTGAACCAAATATTAAAGTAACCAAAAGTTATCTTTCTCTTACATTATTATAGTAACAAAAAGTTATATAAAGGTTTCGATACAAAATGTATAAACATGACTAATACAAACAACATTGAGAAAAATGAAAAACCACGTAAAAATGTTAATTTGTCAAAAGGTCATATAGAATTAAGAACCAACTACAATGACTGTGCAGATGACATTGATGTGGAAGACATCCTTGATGTAATGGGTTGTAAAACTAGAAGAGACATTATAAATCTTTTAAGAGAAGAACCTATGTTTGTAAGTGAAATTTCAAATGAGTTGGATATAGGTCAAAAAGCAATCATTGCTCATTTGCGTGCTATGGAAGACATAGGTATACTGAATTCTTCTTATAAAAAGATTTTAAGAGGTCGTCCGCGTAAATATTATGATTTGCAGAATGAAGTTAACATCCATATTACTATTAATAGAAACAACTTCGATGTACAATTCACTGACGACATGCTCAATACATTGCAACTTCCATCAGGTGATGAATGGTCTAAATTATTGGACATAGAAAAAAGAATTGATGATGGCCAACTTGAAGCAATCGATGAGTTGAAAAATCAAATTAGATTATATGGTAACTTGAAAGAAAGGGCCGAATATATTCTTGAAAGAACCATGAAAAATAGATGATATTGTTTGAAACTTTTTTCAAACATTTTTTTCACTTTTTTTACAAACAATACTCTGACCTAAAGATACAGATCCGTCTCCGGCACAGGTATTTAGGTGTTGTATGAAGTTATAACCGTTGTTTTCAATGTAATTTTTAACACAGTCTGTTATGGCTTCGTTGTAAAATACGCCGCCTGTAG
Proteins encoded in this region:
- a CDS encoding ArsR family transcriptional regulator, with product MTNTNNIEKNEKPRKNVNLSKGHIELRTNYNDCADDIDVEDILDVMGCKTRRDIINLLREEPMFVSEISNELDIGQKAIIAHLRAMEDIGILNSSYKKILRGRPRKYYDLQNEVNIHITINRNNFDVQFTDDMLNTLQLPSGDEWSKLLDIEKRIDDGQLEAIDELKNQIRLYGNLKERAEYILERTMKNR
- a CDS encoding nucleotide exchange factor GrpE, producing the protein MTDENKSETEVKTEDIQENFEEILEEKNQEIEQLKKDLEKSQGETQEYISLSQRLQADFENFKKITDKRNKDLVKFANENLIKEFLDCYEDFGRALETENDEDLRNGIELIYNKFTDVLKKEGIEEIPAKGEKFDLNKHEALMVQESDDVENGYIIEELMKGYMYKDKVLKYSKVIVCKK